In one Rhodohalobacter sp. 614A genomic region, the following are encoded:
- a CDS encoding NADH-quinone oxidoreductase subunit NuoE family protein, with translation MAYEFTKDDLEAIEQLKTKFPEVKPVTLPALWIAQKRFGHVNPEVQKLVADTLDLPQAHVHGVASFYTQYYKEEKGKHVLDVCTCLSCQICGGYDILHYLEEKLDIKVGETTEDGMFTLNEVECLGACGYAPMLQVTNDKYVNHLTPEKVDTLIETLKKGEKPKYEQIGMPRRKNIKK, from the coding sequence ATGGCATACGAATTCACAAAAGACGATCTCGAAGCAATTGAGCAACTGAAGACAAAGTTTCCGGAAGTAAAACCGGTTACATTGCCCGCTCTGTGGATTGCTCAAAAACGATTTGGTCATGTGAATCCCGAAGTTCAGAAATTAGTTGCCGATACACTCGATCTTCCTCAAGCTCATGTTCATGGTGTGGCATCTTTTTACACTCAGTACTATAAGGAGGAAAAAGGCAAACATGTTCTGGATGTTTGTACCTGCCTGAGCTGCCAGATTTGCGGGGGGTATGACATTCTTCATTATCTCGAAGAAAAGCTGGATATCAAAGTGGGCGAAACCACTGAGGATGGGATGTTCACCCTCAATGAAGTGGAATGCCTTGGTGCTTGTGGATACGCCCCGATGTTGCAGGTAACCAATGACAAATATGTGAATCACCTGACACCAGAAAAAGTGGATACACTGATAGAAACTTTGAAAAAAGGTGAGAAACCGAAGTACGAACAAATCGGAATGCCCCGGCGAAAAAATATCAAGAAATAG